DNA from Aliarcobacter skirrowii CCUG 10374:
ATGACACAAAAAGAGTTTATTTTAAATATCCAAAGAGAGACAGAATCTATTGACTTTGAGAGATATTTTAGACAACTTAACTTAAAAAAACTATCAAAAGATGAAAATATCGCTATTTTTGAAGTAGCTAATAGATATATTGCATCTTGGATAAAAAATAAATATGAAAATATATTAAAAGAGTTTTTTGAAAAATATAGCAATTTCAAACCAGATATTGATATTAGAGTTACTGGTGAAAAAAAACTAAAAAAACAAAATGAACTAGAAATTAAAAATCAAACTCCTGAAAGTACAATTTTAAATCCATCTTATACTTTTGACTCTTTTGTTGTAGGGCCTTCAAATCAAATGGCATATAATGCTGCACTTGCTGTTTCAAATAAACCAGGAATTCAATATAACCCACTTTTTATATATGGTGGAACTGGACTTGGAAAAACTCATATTCTTCAAGCTATTGGAAATAAAGCTTTAGAAGATGATAAAACTGTAATTTATGTAACAATTGAACAATTTATGAATGACTTTACATTTTCACTAAAAAATAAAAATATGGAGCACTTTCGTGCAAAATATAGAAATTGTGATTTACTTTTGATAGATGATGTTCAATTTTTAAGTGAAAAAGAGCTTACTCAAGAGGAGTTCTTTCATACATTTAATGAACTTCATAATGCAAAAAAACAGATAGTTATGACAAGTGATAAACTCCCTTCTCAAATTGCTGGACTTGCTGAAAGACTTAAATCAAGATTTGAATGGGGACTTACAACAGATATTCAAATTCCAAAATTAGAGACTAAAATTGCAATTATTGAAAAAAAATCAGAGTTAAATGGAATAAATTTAAGCAGAGATATAATCTCATTTATAGCAACAACTCTTGATAGCTCAATTAGAGAGATAGAGGGTGTTTTAATTAGAATAAATGCAAATGCTTCGCTACTTAATTTAGAGATAAATCTTGCTATGGTTCAAAATCTATTAAAAGATCAAATTAGAGAGAATAAAGAGAATATTAAACTTCCAGATATTATAAATGTAGTTGCAAGTGAGTTAAATATTAAACCAAGTGATATTAAATCTAAAAAAAGAACAGCAACTGTTGCAAATGCAAGAAGAGTTGTAATTTATCTAGCACGAGAGTTAACTCACAACTCAATGCCAGATATTGCAAAGTTCTTAGATATGAAAGATCATAGCTCAATTTCTCATAATATGAAAAAGACTCAAGAGCTTATGCAAAGTGATGAAAATTTTAAACTTGTAATTCAAAATTTAAAGAATAAATTAATAAATAAGGAGTAGAAGAAGTAGCTTAATGTGTGAAAAGATGTGAATATGTTTTTAGTTTTATTCACTATCTCAAAGTGTTATTTATTGGCTCTTTGAACTATATTTTCATCTTTTCACATAGACTACTACTAATACTAAAAAAATAGAAAAATAGGAGAACAAATGAAGTTGGTAATAAACAAACAAGTTTTAGAAAATGTTGTTAGCTCAATGCAACCTTTTTTAGAGAAAAAAGATTCAAGTGCAATTACTTCACATATCTATCTTGAAATTTCAAATAATAGATTAATTGCAAAAGCAACAGATTATGAAATTGGATTTGAAACTTTTGTAGAAAATATATCAAACTTTGAAGATGGAAAAACAACTGTAAATGGAGTTAATTTATTAAGTTTTATTAAAAGATTAAAAAATGAAGATATAACTTTAGAGACTACTTCTAATAATCTTGTAATTAAACAAAATAAATCAGTTTTTAAACTTCCTACTTATGATGCAAATGAATTTCCAACAATAAACAGATATGAAAATCTAAAAGAGTTATCAATATCTATGTTAAATTTTATTAACTCTATTAAAAAAATTTCTCCAGCAATAGATACAAATAATCCAAAATTTGAGTTAAATGGTGCATTAATTGATATTAAAAGTCAAAAAATAAACTTCTGTGCAACTGATACTAGAAGATTAGCTTTAACTCATTTAGAAAATATATCAAATAGTGAAGCTCAATTAATAATTCCAAAAAAAGCTATATTTGAAATTCAAAAACTATTTTTAGATGATGCAAAAATATCTTATGATAATACAAATTTAGTAATTTCAAATGAAAATAGTATCTTCTTTACAAAACTTATAAATGGAAAATATCCAGATTATGAAAGAATTATTCCAAATAATTTAAAATATAATCTTTATATTCCTAAAAATAGTGTGGTAGAATCAATAAAACTTGTAACTTCATTATCTTCAAATGTAAAAATATCTTTTACTCAAAATGCTATTTTATTTGAATCACTTGATGAAGATAGTGTAGCAAATACTCAAATTGATCTTGATTTAAATGTTGAAAAAGATTTTTATG
Protein-coding regions in this window:
- the dnaA gene encoding chromosomal replication initiator protein DnaA, which codes for MTQKEFILNIQRETESIDFERYFRQLNLKKLSKDENIAIFEVANRYIASWIKNKYENILKEFFEKYSNFKPDIDIRVTGEKKLKKQNELEIKNQTPESTILNPSYTFDSFVVGPSNQMAYNAALAVSNKPGIQYNPLFIYGGTGLGKTHILQAIGNKALEDDKTVIYVTIEQFMNDFTFSLKNKNMEHFRAKYRNCDLLLIDDVQFLSEKELTQEEFFHTFNELHNAKKQIVMTSDKLPSQIAGLAERLKSRFEWGLTTDIQIPKLETKIAIIEKKSELNGINLSRDIISFIATTLDSSIREIEGVLIRINANASLLNLEINLAMVQNLLKDQIRENKENIKLPDIINVVASELNIKPSDIKSKKRTATVANARRVVIYLARELTHNSMPDIAKFLDMKDHSSISHNMKKTQELMQSDENFKLVIQNLKNKLINKE
- the dnaN gene encoding DNA polymerase III subunit beta, with product MKLVINKQVLENVVSSMQPFLEKKDSSAITSHIYLEISNNRLIAKATDYEIGFETFVENISNFEDGKTTVNGVNLLSFIKRLKNEDITLETTSNNLVIKQNKSVFKLPTYDANEFPTINRYENLKELSISMLNFINSIKKISPAIDTNNPKFELNGALIDIKSQKINFCATDTRRLALTHLENISNSEAQLIIPKKAIFEIQKLFLDDAKISYDNTNLVISNENSIFFTKLINGKYPDYERIIPNNLKYNLYIPKNSVVESIKLVTSLSSNVKISFTQNAILFESLDEDSVANTQIDLDLNVEKDFYVAVNAKYLLDFFSMSNSEKIKIGFNESNLPFYLEDGKFITIVMPIVLEK